Proteins from a single region of Flavobacterium sp. YJ01:
- the lpxK gene encoding tetraacyldisaccharide 4'-kinase, whose product MNLLRKILFPFAILYGFITSIRNILFDKGILKSTSFDVPVIAVGNLSVGGTGKTPQIEYLIRLLSDKFQIATLSRGYKRKSEGFVLADKNSNAEILGDEPFQFYQKFPFVMVAVDANRTNGIKKLLSQQITPEVILLDDAYQHRKVKAGFYILLTSYDDLYADDFMLPTGNLRESRSGAERANIVVVTKCPKNVSEDKQAEIKLKLKLNYSQQVFFSFIDYDNVIYGKDENIEVAEIKSESKLLLAGIAKPKPFFDYLKNENDECLTFPDHHHFSDSDLDAILNKANGKKIITTEKDYVRLKDSKLVSQLYYLPIKSTFINDSQVFDTTILEYVKKNLES is encoded by the coding sequence ATGAACTTACTTCGAAAAATACTTTTTCCCTTCGCTATTTTATACGGATTCATTACTTCAATTCGTAATATTCTTTTTGATAAAGGAATTTTAAAATCAACTTCATTTGATGTTCCTGTAATTGCAGTTGGAAACTTGAGCGTTGGCGGAACTGGAAAAACCCCTCAAATAGAATATTTAATTCGTTTATTGTCGGATAAATTTCAAATTGCCACTTTGAGTCGTGGATATAAAAGAAAATCTGAAGGTTTTGTTTTGGCTGACAAAAATTCTAATGCCGAAATTTTAGGCGATGAACCTTTTCAGTTTTATCAAAAATTTCCATTTGTAATGGTTGCGGTAGATGCCAATCGAACAAACGGAATTAAAAAATTACTTTCGCAACAAATTACGCCAGAAGTTATTCTGCTGGACGATGCTTATCAACATAGAAAAGTAAAAGCTGGATTCTATATTTTATTGACTTCTTACGACGATTTATATGCAGATGATTTTATGCTTCCGACGGGAAACCTGCGCGAAAGCAGGAGTGGAGCAGAACGAGCTAATATTGTTGTAGTTACTAAATGTCCTAAAAATGTATCTGAAGATAAGCAAGCCGAAATTAAATTGAAGCTAAAGCTGAATTATTCTCAACAGGTATTTTTTAGTTTTATAGATTACGATAATGTAATTTATGGAAAAGATGAAAATATTGAAGTTGCCGAAATCAAATCAGAATCGAAACTTCTTTTGGCTGGAATTGCAAAACCAAAACCATTTTTTGATTATTTAAAAAATGAAAATGACGAATGTTTAACTTTTCCAGATCATCATCATTTTTCTGATTCAGATTTAGATGCTATTTTGAATAAAGCAAATGGAAAAAAAATAATTACAACCGAAAAAGATTATGTTCGCTTAAAAGATTCAAAATTGGTTTCTCAGTTGTATTACTTACCGATAAAAAGCACTTTTATAAATGATTCTCAAGTTTTTGACACTACAATTTTAGAGTATGTCAAGAAAAACTTAGAATCTTAG
- a CDS encoding ATP-binding protein: MKYYLFIVVCLFNSFLYSQTKKNTDSVTYYNKLANYNLNNKKFSQAVFYTQKSINFCEINGKKENLAVQTLKLGKIYYNQRKFEDALKNFHKTVSLFDTLKPSCTKVLALHYIGLSNTAKGDYKTAAIYYEKAQQLLKDLNIEDHADVLNYQIAMALKTNNNLPLAAKTFQKIVKKPDNSALIKTKADSYYQLGLIETQLKRNDSAIIYLDNALEYNAKNNDFVKKSKIVLAISQYYKQSKNYDLAYSYLDEHYQLENYLLKLKNAKVDLNEFEKFKKNQSLNNSIKKESEEKFQLKTYRYSKLVSILAIALISILSLLSLALYKNNIIRNQNNLLLREKNKELILAKNKAEKASKARSEFLSTVSHELRTPLNAINGITHILLEDNPKKKQLKYLESLKFSGNYLTTFINEILEVNKIDSTKVEVENISFNLKELLFNIQSSLKELATANRNYFNLEIDNSIPDNLMGDPTKLSQIILNLINNALKFTQNGHVNVIAKLYSQEEENATVYFEIVDTGIGIPEDKLQTVFESFSQGSIEVNRKYGGTGLGLTIVKKLIELLGGEIKLKSEVGKGSTFTFKLNFKINNEPLEVIEEVKPYNDKQLMDKSILLIEDNKINQMITRKMLENKNITCEIVDNGEDAVELLKIKRFDMILMDVHLPGINGTTATKLIREFDKTTPVIALTAISLDENRDMLLSFGMNDVITKPFVPDEFYCTIAKFFD; encoded by the coding sequence ATGAAATACTATCTTTTTATTGTTGTTTGTTTATTTAACTCGTTTTTGTATTCTCAAACCAAAAAGAATACGGATAGTGTTACCTATTATAACAAGTTAGCCAACTACAATCTCAATAATAAAAAGTTTAGTCAGGCCGTTTTTTACACTCAAAAATCAATCAATTTCTGTGAGATAAATGGCAAAAAAGAAAATTTAGCTGTACAGACTTTAAAACTTGGCAAAATCTACTACAACCAAAGAAAGTTTGAAGACGCTTTAAAGAATTTTCATAAAACAGTTTCTCTATTTGACACTTTAAAACCTAGCTGTACAAAAGTTTTAGCGCTTCATTATATTGGTTTAAGCAATACCGCGAAAGGCGATTATAAAACAGCTGCTATTTATTACGAAAAGGCGCAACAGTTATTAAAAGACTTAAATATTGAAGATCACGCCGATGTTTTGAATTATCAGATTGCAATGGCTTTAAAAACCAACAACAATCTCCCTTTAGCGGCAAAAACATTTCAAAAAATTGTAAAAAAACCAGACAATAGTGCTCTAATAAAAACCAAAGCAGATTCTTATTATCAATTAGGTTTAATAGAAACGCAGCTCAAAAGAAATGATTCTGCTATTATTTATTTGGATAATGCTCTAGAATACAATGCAAAAAACAATGACTTTGTAAAAAAATCTAAAATTGTTTTAGCAATAAGCCAGTATTATAAGCAAAGCAAAAATTATGATTTGGCGTACTCTTATCTAGACGAACATTATCAGCTGGAAAATTATCTTTTAAAATTAAAAAATGCTAAAGTTGATTTGAATGAATTCGAAAAATTCAAGAAAAACCAATCTTTAAACAATTCTATAAAAAAAGAAAGTGAAGAGAAATTTCAATTAAAAACTTATCGTTATTCTAAACTGGTAAGTATTTTGGCTATTGCCTTAATTTCTATTTTATCGCTTCTGAGTTTAGCTTTATACAAAAATAATATCATTAGAAATCAGAATAATTTACTGCTTCGCGAAAAAAATAAAGAATTAATTTTAGCTAAAAACAAAGCCGAAAAAGCATCAAAAGCCCGATCTGAGTTTTTGTCTACGGTAAGTCACGAATTGCGTACGCCGTTAAATGCGATTAACGGAATTACACATATTTTATTAGAAGATAATCCGAAGAAAAAGCAGTTAAAATATTTAGAATCTTTAAAGTTTTCAGGAAATTATCTGACAACTTTTATCAACGAAATTCTTGAAGTTAATAAAATCGATTCGACTAAAGTTGAAGTAGAAAATATCAGCTTTAATTTGAAAGAATTGCTTTTTAATATTCAAAGTTCCTTAAAAGAGTTAGCTACTGCCAATAGAAATTATTTCAATTTAGAAATAGACAATTCGATTCCAGATAATTTAATGGGAGATCCGACCAAATTATCTCAAATTATATTAAACCTAATTAACAACGCTTTAAAGTTTACGCAAAACGGACACGTAAATGTTATTGCAAAATTGTATTCGCAGGAAGAGGAAAATGCTACAGTTTATTTTGAAATTGTAGATACCGGAATCGGAATTCCTGAAGATAAACTTCAAACTGTTTTTGAAAGTTTCTCACAAGGATCTATAGAAGTGAATAGAAAATACGGCGGAACAGGTTTAGGACTTACCATTGTAAAAAAACTAATTGAACTATTAGGAGGCGAAATAAAATTAAAAAGTGAAGTTGGTAAAGGATCTACTTTTACCTTCAAGTTAAATTTCAAAATTAATAACGAACCTTTGGAAGTAATTGAGGAAGTAAAACCATACAATGACAAACAATTGATGGACAAGTCTATTTTATTGATTGAAGACAACAAAATCAATCAAATGATAACTCGAAAAATGCTCGAAAACAAAAACATTACCTGCGAAATTGTAGATAATGGAGAAGATGCTGTTGAGCTTTTAAAAATCAAGCGTTTTGATATGATTTTAATGGACGTTCACCTTCCTGGAATTAACGGAACTACGGCTACGAAATTGATTCGTGAATTTGACAAAACAACTCCTGTTATTGCATTAACCGCAATTTCGCTTGACGAAAATAGAGATATGCTTCTTTCTTTTGGAATGAATGATGTTATAACCAAACCTTTCGTGCCAGACGAATTCTACTGCACGATTGCTAAGTTTTTTGATTAA
- the gap gene encoding type I glyceraldehyde-3-phosphate dehydrogenase, producing the protein MKTRIAINGFGRIGRNLFRLLLNHPEIEVVAINDIADNKTMSHLIKYDSIHGVLPFEVSHDENSIIVDGRHFFFFHEKSISNLDWKSHSIDIVIESTGKYKTHEELNAHLEAGAKKVILSAPSEVDTIKTVVLGVNENILDGNEDIVSNASCTTNNAAPMIKIIEELCGIEQAYITTIHSYTTDQSLHDQPHKDLRRARGASQSIVPTTTGAAKALTKIFPKLHNKMGGCGIRVPVPDGSLTDITFNVKRAVTIEEINKAFKEASKTNLKGILDYTEDPIVSVDVIGNRHSCLFDAQLTSVIDKMVKVVGWYDNEIGYSSRLIDLILLIRKK; encoded by the coding sequence TTGAAAACAAGAATTGCCATTAATGGATTTGGAAGAATTGGAAGAAATCTATTCCGTCTACTTCTGAATCATCCTGAAATCGAAGTTGTTGCTATTAACGACATCGCAGACAATAAAACCATGTCGCATTTAATTAAATATGACAGCATTCACGGTGTTTTGCCATTTGAAGTCAGTCATGACGAAAATAGCATTATTGTAGACGGAAGGCATTTTTTCTTTTTTCACGAAAAGAGTATTTCCAACTTAGACTGGAAATCGCATTCGATTGATATTGTGATTGAATCAACAGGAAAATACAAAACTCACGAAGAATTAAACGCACATCTTGAAGCTGGAGCAAAAAAAGTTATACTTTCGGCACCTTCAGAAGTCGACACCATAAAAACCGTCGTTCTTGGAGTTAATGAAAATATTTTGGACGGAAATGAAGATATAGTTTCTAATGCAAGCTGCACGACAAACAATGCTGCTCCGATGATAAAAATAATCGAGGAATTGTGCGGAATCGAGCAAGCTTACATTACAACCATCCATTCTTACACAACAGACCAAAGTCTTCACGACCAGCCCCATAAGGACTTAAGACGTGCAAGAGGTGCCAGTCAGTCAATTGTTCCAACAACTACAGGTGCGGCTAAGGCTTTAACAAAAATTTTTCCTAAATTGCACAACAAAATGGGCGGATGCGGTATTCGTGTTCCAGTTCCAGATGGTTCATTAACAGATATTACCTTCAATGTAAAACGAGCGGTTACTATTGAGGAAATAAATAAAGCATTTAAAGAAGCCTCCAAAACAAATTTAAAAGGAATATTAGATTACACAGAAGATCCTATTGTTTCGGTTGATGTAATTGGCAACAGACATTCTTGTTTATTTGATGCTCAGCTAACTTCGGTTATCGATAAAATGGTAAAAGTTGTGGGTTGGTACGATAACGAAATTGGCTATTCATCCAGATTGATTGATTTAATTTTACTAATAAGAAAAAAATAA
- the lipA gene encoding lipoyl synthase, with protein METVTENIPTGKPKWLKVKLPIGQKYTELRGLVDKYSLNTICTSGSCPNMGECWGEGTATFMILGNVCTRSCGFCGVKTGRPETVDWDEPEKVARSIKIMNIKHAVITSVDRDDLKDGGSIIWMETVRAIRRMNPQTTLETLIPDFQGMERNLDRIIEANPEVVSHNMETVRRLTREVRIQAKYDRSLEVLRYLKEKGINRTKSGIMLGLGETEEEVFQTMTDLRNANVDVVTIGQYLQPSKKHLPVKEFITPEQFARYEQFGLELGFRHVESGPLVRSSYKAQKHIL; from the coding sequence ATGGAAACAGTCACTGAAAATATACCTACTGGAAAACCAAAGTGGTTAAAAGTAAAATTACCAATCGGACAAAAATATACTGAACTTAGAGGTTTAGTTGATAAATATAGTTTAAATACCATTTGTACTTCAGGAAGCTGCCCAAATATGGGAGAATGCTGGGGTGAAGGAACAGCTACTTTCATGATTTTAGGAAATGTTTGTACTCGTTCTTGCGGGTTCTGCGGTGTAAAAACAGGCAGACCTGAAACGGTAGATTGGGACGAACCTGAAAAAGTGGCGCGTTCTATCAAAATAATGAACATCAAACATGCTGTAATTACAAGTGTAGACAGAGATGATTTGAAAGATGGAGGTTCTATTATTTGGATGGAAACCGTTAGAGCTATTCGCAGAATGAATCCTCAAACTACTCTTGAAACTCTTATTCCTGATTTTCAAGGAATGGAAAGAAATCTAGATCGTATTATTGAAGCTAATCCAGAAGTGGTTTCTCATAACATGGAAACAGTCCGTCGCTTAACTCGTGAAGTTCGTATTCAAGCAAAATATGACAGAAGTTTAGAAGTGTTGCGTTATTTAAAAGAAAAAGGCATCAACAGAACTAAATCTGGAATTATGCTTGGTCTTGGAGAAACTGAAGAAGAAGTTTTTCAGACCATGACCGATTTAAGAAATGCAAACGTAGATGTTGTTACTATTGGACAATACTTACAGCCAAGTAAAAAACATCTTCCTGTAAAAGAATTTATTACGCCTGAACAATTTGCTCGATACGAACAATTTGGTCTTGAATTAGGTTTCAGACATGTTGAAAGCGGACCTCTTGTTCGTTCTTCATACAAAGCACAAAAACACATTTTATAA
- a CDS encoding M48 family metalloprotease codes for MKNRIFALGILFAVLSFTKMNAQILSDKAMGALGKGVSGFTFSDADAAALAKQSIDEMDANNPVAMTTDGYAIRLNRLFGKHTSSEGVTLNYKVYLVKDINAFACADGSVRVFAGLMDVMDDNELLAVIGHEIGHVVNHDTRDAIKAAYKKEALLDAASSQSGKFETISKSQLGVLGSAMIDSKHSRKQESEADLFSYNFMKKNGYDVNAVESAFRILQKLSEGADSSFITKMMSSHPDSGKRADDAKKRAVKDGLYKAYVQQKIVNTAPVKTVTKTPTKTTAKKK; via the coding sequence ATGAAAAACAGAATTTTCGCTTTAGGGATTTTATTTGCAGTTTTAAGCTTTACTAAGATGAATGCCCAAATACTTTCAGATAAGGCGATGGGAGCTTTAGGGAAAGGGGTTTCGGGATTTACTTTTAGCGATGCAGATGCAGCAGCATTAGCAAAACAATCTATTGATGAAATGGATGCAAATAATCCTGTTGCCATGACTACAGATGGCTACGCTATCCGATTAAATCGCTTATTTGGCAAGCATACTTCTAGCGAGGGAGTGACTTTGAATTATAAGGTTTATTTGGTGAAAGATATAAATGCTTTTGCTTGTGCAGATGGGAGTGTTCGTGTTTTTGCAGGTTTAATGGATGTTATGGATGATAATGAATTGCTTGCTGTAATTGGTCATGAAATCGGGCATGTTGTAAATCACGATACTAGAGATGCAATTAAGGCAGCTTATAAAAAAGAAGCTCTGTTAGATGCAGCTTCTTCTCAATCAGGAAAATTTGAAACTATTTCAAAATCGCAATTAGGAGTTTTAGGAAGTGCAATGATTGATAGCAAACATAGCAGAAAACAGGAATCTGAGGCAGATTTATTTTCGTATAATTTTATGAAAAAGAATGGTTATGATGTTAACGCAGTTGAATCGGCTTTTAGAATTCTGCAAAAATTAAGCGAAGGAGCAGATTCTTCTTTTATTACTAAAATGATGAGTTCGCATCCTGATTCGGGCAAAAGAGCCGATGATGCTAAAAAAAGAGCTGTAAAAGATGGTTTATACAAGGCTTATGTGCAACAGAAAATTGTAAATACTGCACCAGTAAAAACTGTAACTAAAACTCCAACTAAAACAACAGCAAAAAAGAAGTAA
- a CDS encoding M48 family metalloprotease, with translation MKKKFIIASVLFAAFGITKMNAQINFGEKAIGAVQKGVTGFTFSNADAAKLSKEAVDKLDAEHEIAGPTDGYTLRLNRVFGKHASGDGFTLNYKVYKLKEVNAFATADGSVRVYSGLMDIMDDNELIAVIGHEIGHVANNDSRDAIRAAYQKEALMDGVASQSATVATVTDSQLGKIGSAIIDSKYSRKQESEADLFAYNFMKKNGYDVNAEESAFRILAKMSQGSQASFIDQMMSSHPDSQKRADDAKKRAEKDGVYKPYVQQKIVNTVPAATTTKKTTTTKKTTTTKKK, from the coding sequence ATGAAAAAGAAATTTATAATAGCTAGTGTTTTATTCGCTGCATTCGGTATAACAAAAATGAATGCACAGATTAATTTTGGAGAGAAAGCCATTGGCGCTGTTCAAAAAGGAGTTACTGGTTTTACTTTTAGTAATGCAGATGCTGCTAAATTATCTAAAGAAGCTGTCGATAAATTAGACGCAGAACATGAAATTGCAGGTCCAACAGATGGTTATACTTTAAGATTAAATCGAGTTTTTGGAAAACATGCTTCTGGTGACGGATTTACTTTAAATTATAAAGTCTATAAATTGAAAGAAGTAAATGCTTTTGCAACTGCAGACGGAAGTGTTCGTGTCTATTCCGGTTTGATGGACATTATGGATGACAATGAACTAATTGCTGTAATCGGACACGAAATTGGTCACGTTGCCAATAACGATTCCAGAGACGCTATTCGTGCAGCTTACCAAAAAGAAGCTTTAATGGATGGAGTTGCTTCTCAATCGGCAACGGTGGCAACAGTTACAGATAGTCAGCTTGGTAAAATTGGAAGTGCTATTATTGACAGCAAATACAGCCGTAAACAAGAATCTGAAGCAGATTTGTTTGCTTACAATTTTATGAAGAAAAACGGTTACGATGTAAATGCTGAGGAATCTGCTTTTAGAATTTTAGCAAAAATGAGCCAAGGATCTCAAGCTTCATTTATTGATCAAATGATGAGCTCGCATCCTGATTCTCAAAAAAGAGCAGACGATGCTAAAAAGAGAGCAGAAAAAGATGGTGTGTATAAACCTTATGTGCAGCAAAAAATTGTAAATACTGTTCCAGCAGCTACTACAACTAAAAAAACAACGACTACAAAGAAAACAACAACGACAAAAAAGAAATAA
- a CDS encoding PH domain-containing protein encodes MGIFSAILGNAGSVSQEDLIKKYGQLLTTNEEIEMGFKLIRDTFIFTNKRLILVDVQGLTGSKTEYKSIAYKNITRFSVETAGTFDLDAELKIWISSEQQPSIVKQFNKSVNVYEVQKILAFHVLG; translated from the coding sequence ATGGGAATATTTTCAGCAATACTTGGCAATGCAGGTTCTGTAAGTCAAGAAGATTTAATTAAAAAGTACGGACAGCTTTTAACTACAAATGAAGAAATCGAAATGGGTTTTAAACTTATTCGAGATACTTTTATATTTACCAACAAAAGATTAATCTTGGTTGATGTACAAGGATTAACGGGAAGCAAAACAGAGTATAAATCTATTGCTTACAAAAACATTACAAGATTTAGCGTAGAAACTGCAGGAACTTTCGATCTTGATGCTGAGTTAAAAATTTGGATTTCTAGCGAACAACAGCCAAGTATTGTAAAACAATTCAACAAATCGGTTAACGTTTACGAAGTACAAAAAATTCTAGCTTTTCACGTATTAGGATAA
- a CDS encoding energy transducer TonB, producing the protein MSKLSIYESKWTDLVFENKNKEYGAYQLRQESSKNSVTALFMGLLLITVIGSASVLINKLRPPVSDPTTETPPIYEDPMTVVNVDPNIAPPPPAPPAPIMEQSVASTTEAIQLTNPVVATTENSVENIAPNTENAPAVVNTTGNGTAVNAMPTTGGGGNGDVASAAPSTNEPVSSAILDKVPEFPGGIAQFYKYVGNNFRRPDLDMEKTLKVYVFFIVEKDGSLTDITVKNDPGYGMGKEAIRVLKSLKTKWSPGILDGKPVRTAYSLPITVKTELE; encoded by the coding sequence ATGTCTAAATTAAGTATTTATGAAAGCAAGTGGACTGACCTTGTTTTCGAGAATAAGAACAAAGAGTACGGCGCGTATCAATTACGCCAAGAGAGTTCCAAAAATTCTGTTACAGCTCTGTTTATGGGTTTATTGTTAATAACGGTAATAGGAAGTGCATCGGTACTCATTAACAAACTTAGACCTCCAGTTTCTGATCCTACTACAGAAACACCACCTATTTACGAGGATCCTATGACAGTGGTCAACGTTGACCCGAATATTGCACCGCCACCGCCAGCTCCACCAGCTCCAATAATGGAACAAAGTGTAGCGAGCACGACAGAAGCAATTCAGCTGACTAATCCTGTGGTTGCAACCACCGAAAACTCAGTTGAAAATATTGCACCTAACACTGAAAACGCTCCAGCTGTTGTAAATACTACTGGAAATGGAACTGCTGTAAACGCAATGCCAACAACAGGAGGTGGAGGAAATGGAGATGTAGCATCAGCTGCCCCATCTACTAATGAGCCAGTTTCTTCTGCAATTTTGGACAAAGTTCCTGAGTTTCCAGGCGGAATTGCACAATTCTACAAATATGTAGGAAATAATTTCCGCAGACCTGATCTTGATATGGAAAAAACATTAAAAGTATATGTTTTCTTCATCGTTGAAAAAGATGGCTCACTTACTGATATTACAGTAAAAAACGATCCAGGTTATGGAATGGGTAAAGAAGCAATTAGAGTTTTAAAATCATTAAAAACAAAATGGAGTCCAGGAATCCTAGACGGAAAACCTGTGAGAACAGCATATAGCCTTCCAATTACAGTAAAAACAGAATTGGAATAA
- a CDS encoding sigma-70 family RNA polymerase sigma factor, translating into MEINSKIEKAKKGDQIAFTFLLDHYWNEVYSFMLKRTENETIAEDITIETFSKAFDKIGSYNAEFQFNTWLIAIAKNVYIDLLRKKKTSLFIEITDNEDQQAYNIADPTPSAEDALIKEQNLSRLLLCIKELKPHYQEVIQLRYFQEMSYQEIAVKINEPLSSVKVKLLRAKKLLAEIIERNR; encoded by the coding sequence TTGGAAATAAATTCTAAAATAGAAAAAGCAAAAAAAGGCGATCAAATCGCCTTTACTTTTTTATTAGATCATTACTGGAATGAAGTGTACTCTTTTATGCTCAAGCGAACCGAAAATGAAACGATCGCAGAGGATATTACTATAGAAACTTTCTCAAAAGCTTTTGACAAAATAGGTTCTTACAATGCTGAATTTCAATTCAACACCTGGCTTATTGCAATAGCAAAAAACGTCTATATTGATTTATTACGAAAAAAGAAAACCAGTCTTTTTATAGAAATCACAGACAATGAAGACCAGCAGGCTTACAACATTGCCGATCCTACTCCATCAGCAGAAGATGCATTAATTAAAGAACAGAATCTTTCGCGTCTGCTCTTGTGCATCAAAGAACTCAAACCTCATTATCAAGAAGTAATTCAGCTTCGTTACTTTCAAGAAATGTCTTATCAGGAAATTGCCGTTAAGATAAATGAACCTTTAAGCAGTGTAAAAGTTAAACTTTTACGTGCTAAAAAATTATTAGCAGAAATTATTGAACGTAATAGATAA
- a CDS encoding glycosyltransferase, whose protein sequence is MLIYIFYFFIAIVVVQLFYYLGVFGKFAFAKPQHVKPKNLPVSVIVCAKNEEENVKKYIPLLAQQDYSDFEIVLIDDASSDETLEVFEEFEKEFSNIRLVKVENNEAFWGNKKYALTLGIKAAKKEYLLFTDADCFPSSKDWITSMTSQFTMNKTIVLGYGGYEKVERSFLNKIIRFETVLTAIQYFSWAKIGSPYMGVGRNLAYKKEEFFNVNGFIDHIQIRSGDDDLFINQAANKTNTTISYTPESFTYSKPKKTYKEWFTQKRRHISTAEHYKFFDKMQLGLFFLSQLFFFLLVIVLLAFQFQWIAVLAILATRYTVVWTVIGCSAGKLKENDLKIWFPVVEIALILTQINIFITNIFSKPVYWK, encoded by the coding sequence ATGCTTATATACATATTTTACTTTTTTATTGCTATTGTCGTAGTTCAATTATTTTATTATTTAGGTGTTTTTGGAAAATTTGCTTTTGCAAAACCTCAACATGTAAAACCTAAAAATCTTCCTGTTTCTGTAATTGTTTGCGCTAAAAACGAAGAAGAGAATGTAAAAAAATATATTCCGCTTTTAGCACAGCAAGATTATTCAGATTTTGAAATCGTCTTAATTGACGATGCATCTAGCGATGAAACTCTTGAAGTTTTTGAAGAATTTGAAAAAGAATTCTCCAACATTCGTTTGGTAAAAGTAGAAAATAACGAAGCTTTCTGGGGAAATAAAAAATACGCTTTGACTCTTGGAATTAAAGCGGCAAAAAAAGAGTATTTATTATTTACAGATGCTGATTGTTTTCCGTCTTCTAAAGATTGGATTACTTCTATGACTTCTCAATTTACAATGAATAAAACCATTGTTTTAGGTTATGGCGGTTACGAAAAAGTAGAACGTTCTTTCTTAAATAAAATCATTCGTTTTGAGACAGTTTTAACCGCTATCCAATATTTTTCTTGGGCAAAAATAGGTTCTCCATACATGGGTGTCGGACGTAATTTGGCTTATAAAAAAGAAGAGTTTTTTAATGTAAACGGATTTATTGACCACATTCAAATTCGTTCTGGCGATGACGATTTATTCATCAATCAGGCGGCAAATAAAACGAATACTACAATTTCTTATACTCCAGAAAGTTTTACGTATTCGAAACCAAAAAAAACATATAAAGAATGGTTTACGCAGAAAAGAAGACATATTTCTACGGCAGAACATTATAAGTTTTTTGACAAAATGCAGTTAGGATTATTTTTCCTTTCACAATTATTTTTCTTTTTATTAGTTATAGTTTTACTGGCTTTTCAATTTCAATGGATTGCCGTGTTAGCAATTTTAGCAACTCGATACACCGTTGTCTGGACAGTAATTGGATGTTCTGCGGGAAAACTGAAAGAAAACGACCTTAAAATTTGGTTTCCAGTTGTCGAGATAGCGCTTATATTAACACAAATTAATATCTTTATAACTAATATCTTTTCAAAACCAGTATATTGGAAATAA
- a CDS encoding FMN-binding negative transcriptional regulator, translating to MYTPDLYKNENQEEIKAFLKENSFGILINQTNGKLCATHIPIELEINSDGKEILQGHISKLNPQAEGFAANDQVLAVFTGPHSYISSSWYDHENVPTWNYIAVHVYGKIKIVDYETSVEQLKKLVDKYEANSENPVRVEDLSAKTMREARGIFGFEIEIDEIQATKKLSQNRDDHNYKNIITELEKTENPQSIAVAKEMSKCRK from the coding sequence ATGTATACACCAGATTTATACAAAAACGAAAATCAAGAAGAAATCAAAGCTTTTTTAAAAGAGAATAGTTTTGGAATCTTGATTAATCAGACAAACGGAAAATTGTGCGCAACTCATATTCCGATCGAGCTTGAAATTAATTCAGACGGAAAAGAAATTTTACAAGGACATATTTCAAAACTGAATCCGCAGGCAGAAGGTTTTGCAGCAAATGATCAGGTTTTGGCGGTTTTTACCGGTCCGCATAGTTACATTTCTTCTTCCTGGTACGATCACGAGAATGTTCCTACATGGAATTACATAGCCGTACATGTTTACGGAAAAATCAAAATTGTCGATTACGAAACTTCGGTTGAACAATTAAAAAAGCTAGTAGACAAATACGAAGCAAATTCTGAAAATCCTGTTCGAGTTGAAGATTTATCAGCAAAAACAATGCGCGAAGCCAGAGGAATATTTGGTTTTGAAATAGAAATTGACGAAATTCAAGCCACAAAAAAACTCTCTCAAAACCGAGACGATCACAATTATAAAAACATTATTACAGAATTAGAAAAGACCGAAAACCCTCAGTCTATAGCTGTTGCAAAAGAAATGTCAAAATGCCGAAAGTAA